The following proteins are co-located in the Campylobacter concisus genome:
- the lptE gene encoding LPS assembly lipoprotein LptE, whose product MRYFLAFFIAIFICGCGYKPVSKITHDLVGDKIYVDVIISKEEPKNSVWIKDAVKEGMVARLNKNLSSKESADTSIIVSVNNLSYEAIIYDEFGYITSYKAHLSLNYKTKFKDGTVVDIPATGEYDFSVARRQKDVRFADSVLSDTQKYEAIKEASKEAFDEYIASLAVKGYRNGSSNR is encoded by the coding sequence TTGAGATATTTTTTAGCGTTTTTTATTGCGATATTTATCTGTGGATGTGGCTATAAGCCGGTTTCAAAGATCACACATGATCTAGTTGGCGATAAAATTTACGTTGATGTGATTATCAGCAAAGAAGAACCAAAAAATAGCGTTTGGATAAAAGACGCTGTAAAAGAGGGCATGGTCGCAAGGCTAAATAAAAATTTATCAAGCAAAGAAAGTGCTGATACTTCGATAATAGTTTCAGTTAATAATTTAAGCTATGAAGCAATTATTTATGATGAGTTTGGCTATATTACGTCATACAAAGCACATTTAAGCTTAAATTATAAGACTAAATTTAAAGATGGCACCGTAGTTGATATTCCAGCCACTGGCGAGTATGACTTTAGTGTCGCAAGACGTCAAAAAGATGTAAGATTTGCTGATAGCGTTCTTAGTGATACTCAAAAATACGAAGCTATCAAAGAGGCATCAAAAGAGGCCTTTGATGAGTATATCGCAAGTTTAGCGGTAAAAGGATATAGAAATGGCAGCAGTAACCGTTAG
- the leuS gene encoding leucine--tRNA ligase: MAEKRKYEPLKIEKKWQEIWDKNEEFEPKDDLSLPKKYILSMFPYPSGRIHMGHVRNYSIGDALARSYRKSGYNVLHPIGFDSFGMPAENAAIKHKIHPKIWTYENIDYMKKELASLGFSFSKKRILATSDPLYTKWEQSFFIKMFEKGLVYRKNAIINWCEYDQTVLANEQVEDGKCWRCGNDVVQKELPGYYFNITKYASELLDDLKLLEGKWPNQVITMQENWIGRSYGLEFKFYLDEASKEALGGKFDGFEVFTTRADTIYGVSYTALAPEHPIVKALLESDKIDENKKTKIKAILNQSPRERQASEKDGEFLGIYVVHPLTNEKIPVWVANFILADYGSGAIMAVPAHDQRDYEFASKFNLPIKPVVKPLEGESDGSKAYSEYGISINSELINGLVSEEAKNFIIEKFEKDGLGKRITNYKLRDWGISRQRYWGAPIPVVHCKCCGVVPEKEENLPIALPEDVEITGEGNPLDKHPTWKFTKCPKCGKDAIRETDTMDTFVESSWYFARFASDEKTWEQKALDEKSVSYWMNVDQYIGGIEHAILHLLYARFFQKVLRDLGYLRDDEPFENLLTQGMVLKDGKKMSKSKGNVVDPDDIINKYGADTARLFILFAAPPQKELEWNDSAVDGAFRFLNRLWEKAQTIKKIDKLPQIDHESLNKDEKFARLKIYEALKKSTEVFGDTFAFNTLIAACMEALNAINAQDNEDVNAEGFFIILNLLEPIVPHIANELSEELFGRKNFTKIAVKEEVFVKDSIALAVTVNGKKRAEFEVAASESEGEILKLAKQNVAKWLEGKEILKEIYIKGKLVNFVIKG, from the coding sequence ATGGCTGAAAAGAGAAAATATGAGCCTTTAAAGATAGAAAAAAAATGGCAAGAAATTTGGGATAAAAATGAGGAATTTGAGCCAAAAGACGATCTAAGCTTGCCGAAAAAATATATCCTAAGTATGTTTCCGTATCCAAGCGGACGCATACATATGGGGCATGTGAGAAACTACTCTATCGGCGATGCGCTGGCTAGGTCATATAGAAAAAGCGGCTACAACGTGCTTCATCCTATTGGCTTTGATAGCTTTGGCATGCCAGCTGAAAACGCAGCCATAAAACATAAAATTCACCCTAAAATTTGGACTTATGAAAATATCGACTATATGAAAAAAGAGCTAGCAAGCCTTGGCTTTTCATTTTCTAAAAAGAGAATTTTAGCCACGTCTGATCCACTTTACACAAAATGGGAGCAAAGCTTTTTTATAAAGATGTTTGAAAAAGGGCTTGTTTATAGAAAAAATGCAATTATAAATTGGTGTGAATACGATCAAACTGTGCTTGCAAATGAGCAGGTAGAGGATGGTAAATGCTGGAGATGCGGTAATGATGTTGTACAAAAAGAGCTTCCAGGATATTACTTTAACATCACAAAATACGCTAGCGAGCTACTTGATGATCTAAAACTTCTTGAAGGCAAATGGCCAAATCAAGTAATTACAATGCAAGAAAACTGGATCGGCAGAAGCTACGGCTTGGAGTTTAAATTTTATCTTGATGAAGCTTCAAAAGAGGCTTTAGGTGGTAAATTTGACGGCTTTGAGGTGTTTACTACAAGGGCCGATACAATTTACGGCGTTAGTTACACAGCTCTTGCACCTGAGCATCCTATCGTAAAAGCATTGCTTGAGAGTGATAAAATTGATGAAAACAAAAAGACAAAGATAAAAGCAATACTCAATCAAAGTCCAAGAGAGCGTCAAGCGAGTGAAAAAGACGGAGAATTTTTAGGAATTTATGTCGTTCATCCACTTACCAATGAAAAAATCCCAGTTTGGGTTGCAAATTTTATCCTAGCTGACTACGGCAGTGGTGCTATCATGGCTGTCCCCGCACATGATCAAAGAGATTACGAGTTTGCAAGTAAATTTAATCTTCCTATAAAACCAGTTGTAAAGCCGCTTGAGGGCGAGAGTGATGGCTCAAAAGCATACTCTGAGTATGGAATTTCTATAAATTCTGAGCTTATAAATGGACTTGTTTCAGAAGAAGCTAAAAATTTTATAATAGAAAAATTTGAAAAAGATGGTTTAGGCAAAAGGATCACAAACTATAAATTAAGAGACTGGGGAATTTCTCGCCAAAGATACTGGGGTGCGCCAATACCAGTAGTGCACTGCAAATGCTGCGGCGTAGTGCCTGAAAAAGAGGAAAATTTACCTATCGCGCTACCTGAAGATGTCGAGATCACAGGCGAGGGCAATCCTTTAGATAAACACCCAACTTGGAAATTTACAAAGTGTCCAAAATGCGGTAAAGATGCGATCAGAGAGACTGATACGATGGATACGTTTGTGGAGAGTAGCTGGTATTTTGCTAGATTTGCAAGCGATGAGAAGACTTGGGAGCAAAAAGCGCTTGACGAGAAAAGCGTAAGCTACTGGATGAATGTAGATCAGTATATCGGTGGTATCGAGCATGCGATCTTGCACCTTTTATACGCTAGATTTTTCCAAAAGGTCTTAAGAGATCTAGGCTATCTAAGAGATGACGAGCCATTTGAAAATTTGCTAACTCAAGGCATGGTCTTAAAAGATGGCAAAAAGATGAGTAAAAGTAAGGGCAATGTCGTAGATCCTGATGATATTATCAATAAATATGGTGCTGATACGGCAAGGCTCTTTATCCTTTTTGCAGCGCCTCCTCAAAAAGAGCTTGAGTGGAATGACAGCGCAGTTGATGGTGCGTTTAGGTTTTTAAATAGGCTTTGGGAGAAGGCACAAACTATCAAAAAGATAGACAAGCTGCCTCAGATAGACCATGAAAGCCTAAACAAAGACGAGAAATTTGCAAGGCTAAAAATTTATGAAGCGCTTAAAAAATCAACCGAAGTTTTTGGAGACACATTTGCTTTTAATACACTAATCGCTGCTTGCATGGAGGCACTAAATGCCATAAATGCGCAGGATAACGAAGATGTAAATGCTGAGGGCTTTTTCATCATCTTAAATTTACTAGAACCTATCGTGCCGCACATCGCAAATGAGCTTAGTGAAGAGCTTTTTGGTAGAAAAAATTTCACAAAGATAGCCGTAAAAGAAGAGGTTTTTGTAAAAGATAGTATCGCTCTTGCAGTTACAGTAAATGGCAAAAAAAGAGCCGAGTTTGAAGTGGCAGCGAGCGAGAGTGAGGGTGAAATTTTAAAGCTAGCTAAGCAAAACGTAGCTAAATGGCTTGAAGGAAAAGAAATTTTAAAAGAGATTTATATAAAAGGCAAATTAGTAAATTTTGTCATTAAAGGATAA
- a CDS encoding GGDEF domain-containing protein yields the protein MAAVTVSQIVKEALNEIKDRHLMLTPENYTEVYNEISKKYGFTTEESKKIEKYISRLGDEYKNQALSLHIKTVDEFVAFMTARLSRGAQQGAGLVADDKKLQSLNAFARRILQAISMLHNKDAKSLAEQSMQLLARRYDEKNLEEMCLRWFDFVSSYDTEFLEFLKYYGVRNFDDLKTMSSELEKFLTQKDEDGEEDVLIQLLSLTLEPSITKDLDEELSSIRSTLKQNPKTLNSKEFQEKVKAFVDRRIEEDRTEIIEKVGSLNNVLQNISERISDIAVSSQSSSDKVKSIKNDLKNVNLNTNSIDQVRSMLIEIAGALEIESKELGIEMHNRQATILELQNRVNSLEKELEEAKLESKEDFLTKVSTKRALMNEIQRIEEAYKRYGTDYSICFVDIDHFKSINDTYGHEAGDVILSAVAQVLKKNARKVDFVGRYGGEEFVILLPSTGLKDSVKFGDKLRSMIENFKFIYKNERIKVTISSGIATRSANLSETMTLEAADKMLYLSKENGRNQVMPKIIEEK from the coding sequence ATGGCAGCAGTAACCGTTAGTCAAATAGTCAAGGAAGCCTTAAATGAGATCAAAGATCGCCATTTGATGCTAACGCCAGAGAATTACACTGAAGTCTATAATGAAATTTCTAAAAAATACGGCTTTACAACAGAAGAGAGTAAAAAGATAGAAAAATATATCTCAAGGCTTGGTGACGAATATAAAAATCAAGCCCTAAGCCTTCATATAAAGACGGTCGATGAGTTTGTCGCTTTTATGACTGCTAGGCTCTCTAGGGGTGCTCAACAAGGAGCAGGCCTTGTGGCTGATGATAAAAAACTACAGTCGCTAAATGCATTTGCTAGAAGAATTCTCCAAGCTATCTCAATGCTTCACAATAAAGATGCAAAAAGCTTAGCAGAGCAAAGTATGCAGCTGCTCGCTAGAAGATATGATGAGAAAAATCTTGAAGAAATGTGCCTTAGATGGTTTGACTTTGTTAGCTCGTATGACACTGAATTTTTAGAATTTTTGAAATATTATGGTGTTAGAAATTTTGATGATTTAAAGACAATGAGTTCTGAACTTGAAAAATTTCTTACACAAAAAGATGAAGATGGCGAAGAGGATGTTTTGATTCAGCTTTTAAGCCTTACTCTTGAGCCTTCTATTACAAAGGATCTTGATGAAGAGCTTAGCTCGATAAGAAGTACTTTGAAGCAAAATCCTAAAACCTTAAATAGCAAAGAATTTCAAGAAAAGGTAAAGGCATTTGTTGATCGCAGAATAGAAGAAGATAGAACGGAGATCATAGAAAAAGTTGGTTCGCTAAATAATGTCTTGCAAAATATAAGCGAGAGAATTTCTGATATTGCAGTTAGCTCGCAAAGTAGTTCCGATAAAGTAAAAAGCATTAAAAATGATCTTAAAAATGTAAATTTAAATACAAACAGCATTGATCAAGTAAGAAGTATGCTTATTGAGATCGCTGGAGCTTTGGAGATCGAGAGCAAAGAGCTTGGTATCGAGATGCACAATAGACAAGCTACTATTTTAGAGCTTCAAAATAGAGTGAACAGCCTTGAAAAAGAGCTTGAGGAAGCTAAACTGGAGAGCAAAGAGGACTTTTTGACAAAGGTATCTACTAAGCGTGCTTTGATGAATGAGATTCAACGCATTGAAGAAGCGTATAAACGCTATGGGACTGATTACTCTATATGCTTTGTTGATATTGATCATTTCAAAAGCATAAACGATACTTATGGGCATGAGGCTGGAGATGTTATTCTTTCAGCAGTGGCTCAAGTGCTTAAGAAAAACGCTAGAAAGGTTGATTTCGTTGGTAGATATGGCGGTGAAGAATTTGTAATCTTACTTCCAAGCACTGGCTTAAAAGATAGTGTTAAATTTGGAGATAAGCTAAGAAGTATGATAGAAAATTTCAAATTTATCTATAAAAACGAGCGTATCAAGGTTACTATCAGCTCCGGTATAGCGACAAGAAGTGCAAATTTAAGCGAGACGATGACGCTTGAAGCTGCTGACAAGATGCTTTATCTCTCAAAAGAAAATGGTAGAAATCAAGTAATGCCAAAGATAATCGAGGAAAAATGA
- a CDS encoding DUF6394 family protein, which yields MNWGKVIYIFFALMSLTTTAEFLYDKNEIALFVAASINLVSTLLKIGVKNLLSAELFASSLVADLHLIPAFVILQVSENITLSYSLAIGAVIANIFSLALVLIESSKAQEEF from the coding sequence ATGAACTGGGGAAAAGTTATCTACATATTTTTTGCATTGATGAGTCTTACGACTACGGCAGAATTTTTATATGATAAAAACGAGATTGCACTTTTTGTGGCAGCTAGTATAAATTTAGTTTCAACGCTACTTAAAATCGGTGTTAAAAATTTACTCTCAGCTGAGCTTTTTGCAAGCTCGCTGGTTGCTGATTTACACCTTATACCAGCTTTTGTTATTTTGCAAGTCTCTGAAAATATAACACTTAGCTATTCATTAGCTATTGGCGCAGTCATTGCAAATATATTTTCACTAGCCTTGGTTTTAATAGAATCAAGTAAAGCTCAAGAAGAATTTTAG
- a CDS encoding Mur ligase family protein, which translates to MSLAKFLDGKPLYYKEIDYGRIIRAYATIKEHIKPFKIIHIIGTNGKGSTGRFLAQILSQNGAKVGHYTSPHIFKFNERFWLNGEVASDEILEAAHERLQALLSDEYKIKTSYFEYMTLLSAVLFEGCDYFVCEAGMGGVLDATNVFEKELSIFTPIGFDHTAILGNSLEEISRTKFEAMGKRAILNDEMNEISVAIAKEIASEKGATLSFPREILTKENLNEIANYADKFNLPGFLRSNLTLAYAAAKILESGIDIKKLGALTLRGRCEKIASNLYADVGHNELGAKAVAKKFSSKEFSDKKLTLVYNSFLDKDFKAVLAALKPVIEGVLLYHYHCEGRELGGELINKALNELEISHREFEPSDMNDIKEAKNGKIYLAFGSFHLVEAFLKEYYASKGL; encoded by the coding sequence ATGAGCCTAGCTAAATTTCTTGATGGCAAACCACTTTACTACAAAGAGATTGATTATGGCAGGATTATTAGAGCGTATGCGACTATAAAAGAGCACATAAAGCCATTTAAGATTATTCACATAATAGGCACAAATGGTAAAGGAAGTACTGGACGCTTTTTAGCGCAAATTTTAAGCCAAAATGGCGCAAAAGTAGGGCACTACACAAGCCCTCATATATTTAAGTTTAATGAGCGATTTTGGCTAAATGGTGAGGTCGCTAGCGATGAAATTTTAGAGGCAGCTCACGAGCGCTTGCAGGCTCTTTTAAGTGATGAGTACAAGATAAAAACGAGCTATTTTGAGTATATGACGCTGCTTTCTGCGGTTCTTTTTGAGGGTTGTGACTACTTTGTCTGCGAGGCTGGCATGGGCGGCGTACTGGATGCTACAAATGTCTTTGAAAAAGAGCTAAGCATCTTTACTCCGATCGGCTTTGATCACACAGCGATATTAGGCAATAGCTTAGAAGAAATTTCGCGCACAAAATTTGAAGCAATGGGCAAAAGAGCTATTTTAAATGATGAGATGAACGAGATAAGCGTTGCTATCGCAAAAGAGATTGCAAGCGAAAAGGGCGCAACTCTGAGCTTTCCAAGAGAAATTTTAACCAAAGAAAATTTAAATGAGATCGCAAACTATGCAGATAAATTTAATCTGCCAGGGTTTTTACGATCAAATTTAACTCTAGCCTACGCTGCTGCTAAAATTTTAGAGAGCGGTATAGACATAAAAAAGCTTGGTGCTCTTACGCTTCGAGGTAGATGCGAAAAGATCGCTTCAAATTTATACGCTGATGTCGGTCACAACGAGCTTGGCGCAAAGGCTGTTGCTAAGAAATTTAGCTCTAAAGAGTTTAGTGACAAGAAGCTAACACTAGTTTATAACTCATTTTTAGATAAAGATTTCAAAGCGGTTTTGGCAGCTCTAAAGCCAGTCATTGAGGGCGTGCTACTTTATCACTACCACTGCGAGGGCAGGGAGCTTGGCGGAGAGCTTATAAACAAGGCTTTAAACGAGCTTGAAATTTCGCATAGAGAGTTTGAGCCAAGCGATATGAACGATATAAAAGAGGCAAAAAACGGCAAAATTTATCTAGCATTTGGCTCGTTTCACCTGGTCGAAGCCTTTTTAAAAGAGTACTATGCAAGCAAAGGTCTATGA
- the secF gene encoding protein translocase subunit SecF, which produces MQIFTKAKVYDFMRFRFASLAFSIFLFVGSIVLLATKGLNYGIDFSGGTLIQLKYDTKAPLDKIRDAFGTNEVLKNASVTEFGSDDEVVIRFSGSSSNLTGDIGTEIKQILKDTGNFEVRRVDIVGPKVGDELREKGLMALGISLIGILIYITFRFEWRFALAAIATEIHDIVITVGAISLFDIDVNLDTLAAVLTVLGYSLNDTIIIFDRIREGIKESKRTDIEGVINESVSATLSRTILTSATTMMTVLVLFLFGGDMIHGFSFILIVGIVIGTISSIYISSPFLIWFKFSIEHFRSRETEKQKIKKEREKERAMFEKGVV; this is translated from the coding sequence ATGCAAATTTTTACTAAAGCAAAAGTTTATGATTTTATGCGTTTTAGATTTGCTTCACTAGCATTTTCTATATTTTTATTTGTTGGCTCTATCGTTTTACTTGCTACAAAGGGGTTGAACTACGGTATTGATTTCTCTGGCGGTACGCTTATCCAGCTAAAATACGACACCAAAGCGCCACTCGATAAAATCCGCGACGCTTTTGGTACAAATGAAGTGCTTAAAAACGCCTCTGTTACTGAGTTTGGAAGTGACGATGAGGTGGTTATTAGATTTTCAGGTTCAAGCTCAAATTTAACTGGCGACATCGGCACTGAGATAAAGCAAATTTTAAAAGATACTGGAAATTTTGAAGTAAGACGTGTTGATATCGTTGGACCAAAGGTTGGTGACGAGCTTAGAGAAAAAGGCTTGATGGCTCTTGGAATTTCACTAATTGGTATATTAATCTACATAACATTTAGATTTGAGTGGCGTTTTGCGCTTGCTGCGATCGCAACTGAAATTCACGATATAGTTATAACTGTTGGCGCTATTTCGCTATTTGATATTGATGTAAATTTGGATACATTAGCGGCTGTTTTAACGGTGCTTGGCTACTCTCTAAATGATACGATCATCATTTTTGACAGGATAAGAGAAGGCATTAAAGAGAGTAAGCGAACTGACATCGAGGGTGTTATCAATGAGTCGGTTTCAGCCACACTTTCTAGAACTATCTTAACTTCAGCAACTACGATGATGACAGTTCTTGTGCTATTTTTATTTGGTGGAGATATGATACATGGATTTTCATTTATTCTTATCGTTGGTATTGTCATAGGAACGATCAGTTCGATCTACATCTCTTCGCCGTTTCTTATCTGGTTTAAATTTAGCATCGAGCATTTTAGAAGTAGAGAGACTGAAAAGCAAAAGATAAAAAAAGAGCGTGAAAAAGAGCGTGCCATGTTTGAGAAAGGCGTTGTGTAA